One part of the Ziziphus jujuba cultivar Dongzao chromosome 2, ASM3175591v1 genome encodes these proteins:
- the LOC107417581 gene encoding transcription factor MYB83: MRKPDSMGIKDRALVNNNSNTNNNNNNNNNKSKLRKGLWSPEEDEKLMRYMLSNGQGCWSDIARNAGLQRCGKSCRLRWINYLRPDLKRGAFSSQEEDLIVHLHSMLGNRWSQIAARLPGRTDNEIKNFWNSTLKKRLKNNNNNNSTSSPNDSNYSSDPLDVIASGGGMMPNIHDHDMISMHMDSSCSSSASMQATTGNYQLDPFSFLDSRYDLTHADRLLNTIPSCLEQVGVGNGLIGDYYNGIDHHQDQPEKIIMGFERDLCLPPLESRSNIELEINNNNNNGQIDQVKSNIDHLNNSCFNNTDFSFKGDHHHHHHHHQGSNMFGFGNHGQGENLRMGEWDLEGLMQDISSFPFLDFQVE, encoded by the exons ATGAGAAAGCCTGATTCAATGGGGATCAAGGACAGAGCACTCGTAAATAACAATAGCAAtactaacaacaacaacaacaacaataataataagagcaAGCTGAGGAAGGGTTTGTGGTCGCCAGAAGAAGATGAGAAGCTGATGAGATACATGTTGAGCAATGGACAAGGCTGCTGGAGTGATATTGCCAGGAATGCTGGTCTTCAAAGGTGTGGAAAGAGTTGTCGTCTTCGTTGGATTAATTACTTGAGGCCCGACCTCAAGCGTGGTGCTTTTTCATCCCAAGAAGAAGACCTTATCGTTCATTTGCATTCAATGCTTGGCAACAg GTGGTCACAGATTGCGGCTCGTCTTCCAGGAAGAACTGACAATGAAATCAAGAATTTTTGGAATTCAACATTGAAGAAAAGgttgaaaaacaacaacaacaacaattccaCATCCTCTCCAAATGATAGTAATTACTCATCGGATCCCTTAGATGTTATTGCATCAGGAGGTGGAATGATGCCCAATATCCATGACCATGACATGATCTCCATGCACATGGATTCTTCATGTTCATCATCAGCATCCATGCAAGCTACTACTGGTAATTACCAGTTGGATCCATTCTCTTTTCTCGATAGTCGATATGACCTAACCCATGCGGACAGATTGTTAAACACAATTCCTTCATGCTTGGAACAAGTTGGTGTTGGGAATGGACTTATAGGAGATTATTACAATGGAATTGATCATCATCAAGATCAGCCAGAGAAGATTATCATGGGTTTCGAAAGAGATCTATGTCTTCCTCCACTGGAGAGTAGAAGCAATATTGAATTAGAgatcaacaataacaataataatggtcAAATTGACCAAGTGAAAAGCAACATCGACCACTTGAATAATAGTTGCTTCAATAACACTGACTTCAGCTTCAAAggagatcatcatcatcatcatcatcatcatcaaggcAGCAATATGTTTGGGTTTGGAAATCATGGACAAGGAGAAAACTTAAGAATGGGAGAATGGGATTTGGAGGGTTTGATGCAAGatatttcttcttttcctttccttgaTTTCCAAGTTGAATAA
- the LOC107417607 gene encoding uncharacterized protein LOC107417607: MEGLHEDQEALFHSYPCAYYVQSPSTISHANSADIRNTTTESAFHSPVRNETNPTHETSRLALSHSSSRGSNHYFLHHEKKISYDARSHATGTTENGDHNRLIIVDHRVHCGDHDDNDDDDDDEDYYSFYGKRRPGWWKRYCSYRNSDSSVWICLQICWRAMLSFWIALLVFYIATKPAPPKVSIKMAGIRAFGLAEGVDGSGVTTKILTCNCSINLIIDNKSKLFGLHIHPPTMEMSFGRLPLALAHGPKLYAESGSTRFHLYVGTRNKPLYGAGRSMEDMLESGEGLPVVVRLRFNSYFRVVWNLVKPKFHHQAQCLLLLHRSYDKKHRTQAFNSTCTLI; encoded by the exons ATGGAGGGTCTTCATGAGGACCAAGAAGCTCTGTTTCACTCTTACCCATGTGCGTACTACGTTCAAAGCCCATCAACCATTTCCCATGCAAACAGCGCCGATATCCGAAACACCACCACCGAATCCGCATTCCATTCCCCGGTTCGTAACGAAACCAATCCGACCCACGAAACCTCTCGTTTGGCTCTTTCACACTCTTCTTCTCGTGGATCCAACCACTACTTCTTGCACCATGAGAAGAAGATCTCTTACGATGCTCGTAGCCATGCCACCGGGACTACTGAGAACGGTGATCACAACCGTTTGATCATTGTTGATCATAGAGTTCACTGTGGTGATCATGAtgacaatgatgatgatgatgatgatgaggactACTACTCATTTTATGGGAAAAGAAGACCAGGGTGGTGGAAGAGGTATTGCTCTTACAGGAATTCGGATTCGAGTGTGTGGATTTGTTTGCAGATATGCTGGAGGGCAATGTTGAGCTTTTGGATTGCTTTGCTTGTCTTCTATATTGCCACAAAACCTGCACCTCCAAAAGTCTCCATCAAG ATGGCAGGAATTCGTGCATTTGGGCTAGCAGAAGGAGTGGATGGTTCAGGGGTCACAACCAAGATCCTGACCTGCAATTGTTCTATAAATCTAATAATAGACAACAAATCTAAGCTCTTTGGCCTTCATATTCATCCTCCAACCATGGAAATGTCTTTTGGACGCCTACCTTTGGCCTTAGCACAT GGTCCAAAGCTATATGCAGAGAGTGGGTCAACAAGATTTCATTTGTACGTGGGAACGAGGAACAAGCCACTTTATGGAGCAGGAAGAAGCATGGAAGACATGTTGGAGTCAGGGGAGGGTTTGCCTGTGGTTGTTCGTTTGAGATTCAACTCTTATTTCCGAGTTGTTTGGAACCTTGTCAAGCCCAAATTTCATCACCAAGCTCAATGTTTATTGCTCCTTCACAGGTCTTATGATAAGAAGCACCGAACCCAAGCATTCAACAGCACCTGCACACTCATATAA
- the LOC125420376 gene encoding protein DETOXIFICATION 42 — translation MPLGVFFRDARLVFKLDSLGKEILRIAFPAALAVAADPIASLIDTAFIGHLGPVELAAAGVSIALFNQASRITIFPLVSITTSFVAEEDTIAQIKINAEKSDNLEKSSDFKSGELNHLDLDIEKGAAKPKGDNLVTSNTNGENLEKSLSESSKKLELKVVEKESKAENTEKDADENANSKDLEAGNDSNASALQKVPNSVNSSNKKNAEINKGRRHIASASTALIFGTILGLVQAIFLVFGAKTLLGVMGVKSDSPMLAPAQKYLVTRSFGAPAVLLTLAMQGIFRGFKDTTTPLYVILFGYAINIALDPLLIFVLHMGIRGAAIAHVFSQYLMALILFLMLMRKVDLVPPSLKYLQFGRFLRNGSLLLARVIAVTFCVTLAASLAARLGSTPMAAFQTCLQVWLTSSLLADGLAVAVQAILACAFAEKDYKKATAAATRVLQMSFVLGIGLALVVGVGLYFGAGIFSRDVNVLHLIRIGLPFVAATQPINSLSFVFDGVNFGASDFAYSAYSLVLVAIASIVSLFLMCRSEGFVGIWIALTIYMGLRTLAGVWRMGTGTGPWRFLRVPFSA, via the exons atGCCTCTTGGTGTTTTCTTCAGGGATGCAAG GCTTGTTTTCAAATTGGATTCACTTGGGAAGGAAATACTTCGTATCGCGTTCCCTGCTGCTTTAGCAGTAGCCGCTGATCCCATTGCTTCTCTGATTGACACAGCTTTCATTGGCCATCTAG GACCTGTGGAACTTGCTGCGGCAGGGGTGTCAATAGCCTTGTTTAATCAAGCTTCAAGGATTACCATTTTCCCACTGGTCAGCATTACAACTTCTTTTGTGGCAGAGGAAGATACTATTGCACAGATAAAAATCAATGCAGAGAAAAGTGACAACTTGGAAAAGAGTTCAGATTTCAAATCAGGAGAACTTAACCATCTTGATCTTGATATTGAAAAGGGTGCAGCAAAACCAAAAGGTGATAATTTAG TCACATCCAATACAAATGGAGAGAATTTGGAAAAGAGCTTATCTGAAAGCAGCAAAAAATTGGAGCTCAAGGTTGTGGAGAAGGAATCTAAAGCTGAGAATACAGAGAAAGATGCAGATGAAAATGCTAATTCAAAAGATTTAGAAGCAGGAAATG ATTCCAATGCATCAGCATTGCAAAAGGTTCCAAATTCAGTCAACagcagcaacaaaaagaatGCTGAAATCAACAAGGGAAGGAGGCACATAGCTTCAGCATCAACAGCACTGATTTTTGGCACCATACTTGGCCTCGTGCAAGCCATATTCCTAGTGTTTGGGGCCAAAACTCTCTTGGGTGTGATGGGAGTCAAATCT GATTCACCTATGCTAGCACCAGCACAAAAATACTTGGTCACAAGGTCATTTGGTGCTCCTGCAGTTCTACTAACATTGGCAATGCAAGGAATCTTTAGAGGGTTTAAAGATACAACAACTCCTTTATATGTCATAC TTTTTGGATATGCAATCAACATTGCCTTGGATCCACTTCTTATCTTTGTCCTCCACATGGGTATCAGAGGTGCAGCTATTGCACATGTTTTTTCTCA GTACTTGATGGCACTCATCCTCTTCTTAATGCTAATGAGAAAAGTGGATCTCGTACCCCcaagtcttaaatatttgcagttTGGTCGGTTTCTTAGAAATG GCAGCCTGTTATTAGCTAGAGTGATAGCAGTGACATTCTGTGTGACCTTAGCAGCATCTTTGGCTGCAAGGCTTGGTTCAACACCTATGGCTGCTTTTCAGACTTGTTTGCAAGTCTGGTTAACATCCTCTCTTCTCGCTGATGGTTTGGCTGTTGCTGTACAG GCTATTCTCGCTTGTGCATTCGCGGAGAAAGACTATAAGAAGGCAACAGCTGCTGCAACTAGGGTTCTACAG ATGAGTTTTGTTTTGGGGATAGGTTTGGCCCTTGTTGTTGGAGTTGGTTTGTACTTTGGAGCAGGAATATTTTCTAGAGATGTCAACGTTTTGCACCTTATAAGGATAGGCCTTCCG TTTGTTGCAGCCACACAGCCCATCAATTCCTTATCATTTGTGTTTGATGGCGTAAATTTTGGAGCATCGGATTTTGCATATTCTGCATACTCCCTG GTTCTGGTGGCCATAGCAAGCATAGTATCTCTGTTTCTTATGTGTAGAAGTGAAGGTTTTGTTGGAATATGGATCGCTTTGACCATTTATATGGGGCTGCGCACATTGGCTGGTGTATGGAG GATGGGGACAGGAACAGGACCTTGGCGTTTTCTGAGGGTCCCATTTTCagcataa